Genomic DNA from Anaerolineae bacterium:
CGTCATCAAGGCAGGCGTGATGAGCATTATGGCGGGCCACATTTCCTTACCCGACTACCAGGGATTTACGGCTTGTCCCGACGACGCTCCCCCGGCCACCCTCAGCCAAGAGCTACTCCTTAACCTGTTGCGCCAGGAGCTTGGCTTTGAGGGCCTGATTGTTTCTGACGCCTCGCCGATGATTGGCCTCACCTCGCGGGTGCCGGCGTCTGAGCGCATCCTTCGCAACCTTGCCGCCGGCGTTGACGTGTATCTTTTTCCCGACCCCATCAAAGATTTTGCATGGCTTATCCAGGGCGTGCGTGATGGGCGACTTTCCGAAGAGCGAATTCGCCAGTCAACCCGCCGGGTATTGGCCCTGAAAGCGCGGCTCAATCTGCCTCAAGACCCCTTTGGCCCTCCCCCATCCGATGCCCAGAAGCGCGGTTTTCAACAGGCGGCCCAGGACATGGCCGATAAGAGTATCACGGTTATGCGGGGTGATGGACGCCCGCCGCTGCAACTTCCGTCAGGAGCCAGGGTGCTGACCGTCACCATCGGGCAGCTCAACCAGTTCATGGGCCAAAAGGATTTGGAAACCTTTGACCTGGAACTACGTCGGCGCGGTTATCAGGTAGACCATCTGCTCAACCCCGAGAACGACGAATTGCGCGACAAAGTGGTGGCTTATGACCTGGTCTTCATCAACCTTTTCACGACCCCTATGATGGTTTTAGGCACTATCCGCACGGTTGTCGGCGGCTTCAGGTCCTGGGGTTGGCGTTCCATTTTTGTGGATAATCCCCACGTGGTTTTCACCAGCTTCGGCAACCCTTACACGCTGTACGAAATGCCCCACATCCCCAATCTGGTGGCCGCTTATGGCGACAGCGAAGTTTCCCAACGCGCCGCGGTCAAGGTTTGGCTGGGCGAGATCGAACCGCAAGGCGACTGTCCGGTCGAACTACCGCGCGTCGTCGTGAAACCTTGGCCAACAGGTAGTTAACTTCAGCGGGTAAGGCAACCTAAACAAAGTGAAATCCCTACGACGTATACTCCCCTTTATGCAGCCCTACGGCTGGGTCATCACTATTGGTATTCTGACCACGGTGCTGACGGCGGCGATGGAATTGACCGTACCCCGTTTGCTCCAATATGTGATTGACCAGGGCATCCGAGTCGGCAGCATGACCGTCATTATCCGGGGATCGGGCATTATGTTTGCCGCCGCCCTGGTTGGGGCGGTAGCCATATTAGTTCAGGGTGTTTGCCGGGCGCAATTATCGCAAGGCATTGCCTTTGACCTGCGCAACCAGCTTTTTACCTACATCCAGGGCCTGTCTTTTGGCAATCTGGACCGGATGCAAACCGGCCGTCTGATGACGCGCATTTCCAGCGATGTGGATGTGGTGCGCATGTTTGCCAGCGCCGGAATATTGTTGCTTCTGCGGGCCGGCTTGATGGTTATCGGCAGTGTCATCCTGATTGTTCTCACCGACTGGCGACTTTCCATAATTATGTTCGTCATCCTGATCTTGGCCGGCCTGGTCATTCGGAGCATCATCGGTGTGGCCAGCCCTTTGTTCATTAATGTCCAGCAAAAGCTCTCGGCGCTCAACACCCTGGCGCAAGAAAATCTGGCCGGGGTGCGGGTGATCAAGGCCTTTGTGCGGGAACAATTCGAAATTGAACGCTTTAACGCGCGTAGCACTGACTACATGCAGCAATACATTAAAGTGGGCCGGTTGATTGCCGTGGCCCTGCCGGTTTTGACCCTGTTGACCAACCTGGGCAGCGTGGCCGTTATCTGGTTTGGCGGGCTGGACGTGATTGGGGGCCGGCTCACGGTGGGTCAACTGGTGGCCTTTAACAATTATTTGATGATCGGCATGGCCCCGCTGATGTTGTTGGGCAACATGCTGACCATGGCCACGCGGGCCGAAGCTTCCGCCGCGCGGGTGATGGAGGTATTGGACGCCAAACCATTGATTCAGGCGGCGCTGTCGCCGCACCGGGCCGATTCAGTGCGGGGGCACGTTGTTTTTGAAAATGTGTCGTTTCACTACAACGGCAATGGCGGGGAAGCCGTGCTGGACGACGTAAGTTTTGAGGTTAAACCGGGGCAGCGCGTGGCGCTGTTGGGCGCCACCGGCTCCGGCAAAAGCACTCTGGTCAACCTGATTCCCCGTTTTTATGATGTGACCGGCGGGCAGATTCGCCTTGACGGTATTGATGTTCGGCAATGGTCGCCGGAGGCGCTGCGGTTGCAGATAGGCATGGTGCTCCAGCAGACCACCCTGTTCAGCGGCACCATTCGTGAGAATATCGCCTACGGCCGGCCGGAGGCAACCCTGGAACAGGTAATAACGGCGGCCCAGGCCGCGCAGGCTCACGAGTTTATTATGGCCATGCCCGCTGGGTACGATAGTCTTGTTGAAGCGCGGGGCGCAAACCTATCTGGCGGTCAGCGGCAGCGGGTGGCGATTGCGCGGGCGCTGCTCATTTCGCCCGGCATTTTGATCCTCGACGACAGCACCAGCGCCGTGGACATGGACACCGAATTTAAAATTCAGCAGGCCCTGGACGAGTTAATGCGGGAGCGGACCACCTTTATCATCGCCCAACGCATTACCAGCGTGCTCAACGCCGACCAAATCTTTATCCTGGATAGCGGTCGGATTGTGGCCCGGGGCACGCATCAACAATTGATGCAGATTAGCCCCATTTATCAGGAAATCTACCACTCGCAGCTTGGCGAGCACAACCTGGTCAGGGCGACGTTGACCGCCTAACCATTGGAGCAATTGATGACCCAACAGAGATCAGATTCACCTCCCCCCAGACCGCGTTTAGGCGTTGGCGGCGGCCCACTAACCGGCGAATCTGCCCAAAACACCCGGGCCACCGCCTGGCGACTGCTGACTTACTTGCAGCCATATCGTTGGCGACTGGTCAGCGTGGCCGGGTTAGTGGTGGTTGATACCCTGTTGAGCCTGGCCGGGCCTATTCTCCTGGGCCGGGCGATTGACCACTACATCATTCCCGCCAACGTATCCGGCCTGCTGCAAATTGCCCTGCTTATGTTGGCGGTCTATGTGGGAGCGGGCCTGGCCGCGACCATTCACGGCGTGTTGATGGTAGGCGTTGGCCAACATCTGGTGGCCGACATCCGGGCCGAGCTGTTTGCTCATCTGCAATCGCTCTCAATGGCTTATCACGACCGGCACAAAGTGGGCGATTTAATGAGCCGCGTGACCAATGATACCGAAGCCATCAACCAGGTTCTCTCCAACGGCCTCATCCAGTTTACCAGCAATATCCTGTTGTTGGCCGGCATTATGGTTTCGATGTTTTTTCTCAACTGGCCGCTGGCCTCGGGCACGTTGATTATTCTGCCCCTGATGTTGTACATTACCGGCGAAATCACCCGGCGGAGTCGCCAGGCTTTTCGGGCGGTGCAGCGCAACCTGGGCAACCTCAACGCAACAATGGAAGAAAATATTGCCGGCATTCGAGTGGTGCAAGCCTTTGCCCGCGAAGCGGACACCATTGCCGAATTCCGGGCCGTCAACGAAACCAATCGCCAGGCCGGCATCAAGGCCGACATCATTACCGCCGCCTTAGGCCCCATGTTCACCACCATGAGCATTCTGACCATCGCCGCGACGGCGCTGTTGGGGGGCTGGCTGTCGATCCGGGGGATTGTGTCGGTGGGGGTGATTGCCACGTTTGTGATTTACATTATGAACTTCTTCCGCCCTATGCGTTCCATCGCTATGGTTTATAATCAATTACAGTCCGCCCTGGCCGGAGCCGAGCGTATCTTTGCCGTGCTGGATGCCACCCCCTCCGTTCCCGACCTCCCGGCGGCACATCCCCTCAAAAACATCCAGGGGACGGTAAAATTCAATCAGGTCAGTTTTGCCTACGAGCCGGGCAAACCCGTTTTGGCTAACATTGACTTGGCTGCCTCGCCCGGCCAGACCATTGCCCTGGTTGGCCCGACGGGCGCAGGCAAAACCACCATCATCAGCCTGTTGAGCCGTTTTTATGACGTGAGCGAAGGGGCAATCTATATTGACGACAAAGACATCCGCACCGTTCAGCAGGCGTCCATCCGCGAGCAGTTGGGCATTGTTTTGCAAGATACCTTTTTGTTTTCCGGCACTGTGCTGGAAAACGTCCGCTATGGTCGCTTGACGGCCACGG
This window encodes:
- a CDS encoding ABC transporter ATP-binding protein, producing the protein MTQQRSDSPPPRPRLGVGGGPLTGESAQNTRATAWRLLTYLQPYRWRLVSVAGLVVVDTLLSLAGPILLGRAIDHYIIPANVSGLLQIALLMLAVYVGAGLAATIHGVLMVGVGQHLVADIRAELFAHLQSLSMAYHDRHKVGDLMSRVTNDTEAINQVLSNGLIQFTSNILLLAGIMVSMFFLNWPLASGTLIILPLMLYITGEITRRSRQAFRAVQRNLGNLNATMEENIAGIRVVQAFAREADTIAEFRAVNETNRQAGIKADIITAALGPMFTTMSILTIAATALLGGWLSIRGIVSVGVIATFVIYIMNFFRPMRSIAMVYNQLQSALAGAERIFAVLDATPSVPDLPAAHPLKNIQGTVKFNQVSFAYEPGKPVLANIDLAASPGQTIALVGPTGAGKTTIISLLSRFYDVSEGAIYIDDKDIRTVQQASIREQLGIVLQDTFLFSGTVLENVRYGRLTATDKEVIAAATLANADRFIRLLPRGYRTQVSEQGLNFSQGQRQLLAIARAILADPRILILDEATSSVDTRTEMHIQEALLRLMKGRTSFVIAHRLSTIRNADEVLVINNGRIIERGTHNQLLAQGGFYHDLYMSQFKRYVT
- a CDS encoding ABC transporter ATP-binding protein, translating into MKSLRRILPFMQPYGWVITIGILTTVLTAAMELTVPRLLQYVIDQGIRVGSMTVIIRGSGIMFAAALVGAVAILVQGVCRAQLSQGIAFDLRNQLFTYIQGLSFGNLDRMQTGRLMTRISSDVDVVRMFASAGILLLLRAGLMVIGSVILIVLTDWRLSIIMFVILILAGLVIRSIIGVASPLFINVQQKLSALNTLAQENLAGVRVIKAFVREQFEIERFNARSTDYMQQYIKVGRLIAVALPVLTLLTNLGSVAVIWFGGLDVIGGRLTVGQLVAFNNYLMIGMAPLMLLGNMLTMATRAEASAARVMEVLDAKPLIQAALSPHRADSVRGHVVFENVSFHYNGNGGEAVLDDVSFEVKPGQRVALLGATGSGKSTLVNLIPRFYDVTGGQIRLDGIDVRQWSPEALRLQIGMVLQQTTLFSGTIRENIAYGRPEATLEQVITAAQAAQAHEFIMAMPAGYDSLVEARGANLSGGQRQRVAIARALLISPGILILDDSTSAVDMDTEFKIQQALDELMRERTTFIIAQRITSVLNADQIFILDSGRIVARGTHQQLMQISPIYQEIYHSQLGEHNLVRATLTA